Below is a genomic region from Deinococcus misasensis DSM 22328.
GTGCATGGGTATTTCGAGTGGTCTTTGCTGGACAACTTTGAATGGGCTTTTGGGTATGCCAAGCGGTTCGGAATTGTGCATGTGGACTACGAAACCCAGAAACGCACCCTCAAGGACAGTGCCAAATGGTACCGGGATTTCGTGATGCAGCAAAGAAAATTTCAGGCAGAGGAGGTTTGAGCATGCATCAGACAGGAAACATCAAAACAGATTCGGTGATCCACGCCTCCAACAGTGGCACCTTTGCGATTGGAAAAACCTTGCAGGTGTTCCGCCTTGGGTTTGGAGCGATGCGCCTGACCGGAAAAGGGGTGTGGGGCGAGCCCCAAGACCCCGAGAACGCCCTGAGGGTGTTGCGCCACGCTCTGGATCTGGGCATTGATTTCATCGATACCGCAGAAGCTTACGGTCCGGGGGTTTCGGAGGAACAGATTTTCAAAGCCCTGCATCCCTACCCCAGAGGTCTGGTCATTGCCACCAAAGGGGGCCACACCCGTCAGGGACCGGACCAGTGGACCGCTCTGGGCCGTCCCGAGTACCTCAGGCAGAACGTGGAAATGAGCCTCAGGCGTCTGAAAGTGGACACCATCGACCTGTGGCAACTGCACCGCATCGATCCGAAAGTGCCCAGAGACGAGCAGTTCGGGGCCATCAAAGAAATGCAGCAGGAAGGCAAAATCCGCTTTTTTGGTTTGTCTGAAGTCAGCATCGAGGAGATCGAGGCGGCCCAGCAGGTGCTGGAAGTGGTGACGGTGCAGAACCGCTACAACCTGCTGGACCGCAAATCTGAAGCGGTGTTGCGTTACTGCGAAGCGCACAACATCGGGTTCATTCCGTGGCATCCCCTGAATGTGGGGAACCTTGCCGGGGCAGGAGGGGTGCTCGACGAGATCGCCCAGAGGTTGCAGGCCACGCCGTCACAGGTGGCTCTGGCATGGCTCCTCAAGCGCTCACGGGTGATGCTGCCCATTCCGGGCACCTCCAGCATCCAACATCTGGAGGAAAACATGGCCGCAGCCAGCCTTGAATTGACTGTGCAGGACATGGAAGCTC
It encodes:
- a CDS encoding aldo/keto reductase, whose product is MHQTGNIKTDSVIHASNSGTFAIGKTLQVFRLGFGAMRLTGKGVWGEPQDPENALRVLRHALDLGIDFIDTAEAYGPGVSEEQIFKALHPYPRGLVIATKGGHTRQGPDQWTALGRPEYLRQNVEMSLRRLKVDTIDLWQLHRIDPKVPRDEQFGAIKEMQQEGKIRFFGLSEVSIEEIEAAQQVLEVVTVQNRYNLLDRKSEAVLRYCEAHNIGFIPWHPLNVGNLAGAGGVLDEIAQRLQATPSQVALAWLLKRSRVMLPIPGTSSIQHLEENMAAASLELTVQDMEALEKLA